From a single Streptomyces sp. 1331.2 genomic region:
- a CDS encoding styrene monooxygenase/indole monooxygenase family protein: MRRIAVVGAGQAGLQLALGLQADGYEVTLVAERTPEQVRGGRVLSTQAMFGPALRIEAAAGLDLWADRAPAVSSVEAVLAAPPAVRALEFTMTLDEPAQSVDQRLKLAGWLELLAERGARVEYRSLDRDGLYELARRHELTVVAAGRGGPDGVFARDPGRSPFDRPQRALSCLYAHGVGSPDPAAEPRARMHALPGLGELYLQPALTLSGPCAILLWEALPGSPLDVFGDAPPPDVQLARIRALLGEYLPWEAEFWAQAEPTDAGAGLFGAVTPTVRRTVAELGSGVDTVHVLGLGDTVVVNDPITGQGANSAARAADAYRRAVVEHGDAPFTADWMCRTAERFWQQHARHTVEFTTSMLTMPDHLQGVFAAAAEHEEVARRLANTYAEPSDHAAWLATPELTAAYLASVAAPR; encoded by the coding sequence TTGCGCCGGATCGCCGTCGTCGGAGCGGGCCAGGCCGGTCTGCAGCTCGCGCTCGGGCTGCAGGCGGACGGGTACGAGGTGACGCTGGTCGCCGAGCGCACCCCGGAGCAGGTGCGCGGCGGGCGGGTGCTGTCCACCCAGGCGATGTTCGGCCCGGCGCTGCGGATCGAGGCGGCGGCCGGGCTGGACCTCTGGGCGGACCGGGCCCCGGCGGTCTCCTCGGTCGAGGCCGTACTGGCGGCGCCGCCGGCCGTGCGGGCGCTGGAATTCACCATGACGCTCGACGAGCCCGCCCAGTCGGTCGACCAGCGGCTCAAGCTGGCCGGCTGGCTGGAACTGCTGGCCGAGCGCGGCGCTCGGGTCGAGTACCGCTCGCTGGACCGGGACGGCCTGTACGAGCTGGCCCGCCGGCACGAGCTGACCGTGGTCGCCGCCGGGCGCGGCGGACCGGACGGGGTCTTCGCCCGCGACCCCGGCCGCTCGCCGTTCGACCGGCCGCAGCGGGCGCTGTCCTGCCTGTACGCGCACGGTGTCGGCTCGCCCGACCCGGCCGCCGAGCCCCGGGCGCGGATGCACGCCCTGCCCGGCCTCGGCGAGCTGTACCTGCAGCCGGCCCTCACCCTCTCCGGCCCCTGCGCGATCCTGCTCTGGGAGGCGCTGCCCGGCAGCCCGCTGGACGTGTTCGGCGATGCCCCGCCGCCGGACGTCCAACTGGCCCGGATCCGCGCACTGTTGGGCGAGTACCTGCCCTGGGAGGCGGAGTTCTGGGCGCAGGCCGAGCCGACCGACGCCGGGGCCGGGCTCTTCGGCGCGGTCACCCCGACCGTCCGGCGCACGGTGGCCGAGCTGGGCTCCGGCGTGGACACCGTCCACGTCCTGGGCCTCGGCGACACGGTGGTGGTGAACGATCCGATCACCGGGCAGGGCGCCAACAGCGCCGCCCGCGCGGCCGACGCCTACCGGCGGGCCGTCGTCGAGCACGGCGACGCCCCGTTCACGGCCGACTGGATGTGCCGCACCGCGGAACGGTTCTGGCAGCAACACGCCCGCCACACCGTCGAGTTCACCACCTCGATGCTGACCATGCCGGACCACCTGCAGGGCGTCTTCGCGGCCGCCGCCGAGCACGAGGAGGTCGCCCGCCGCCTCGCCAACACCTACGCCGAACCGAGCGACCACGCCGCCTGGCTGGCCACCCCCGAGCTGACCGCCGCCTACCTCGCCTCGGTGGCCGCCCCGCGGTAA
- a CDS encoding archease: MDGREPADRSGSGYRSVPHTADLRVEAWAPTAEGCIGELVRAVVDSFADLSGARIVGERGCTVVAVSDTDLLVGVLEEVIYRMDADGQLPVAMAIGRIEGLDGARTVAVRFRMADAATAALVGAVPKAVSLHDLDLRAGPDGWTCRVTVDV, encoded by the coding sequence GTGGACGGACGCGAGCCCGCGGACCGGTCCGGCAGCGGTTACCGGAGCGTGCCGCACACGGCGGACCTGCGGGTGGAAGCCTGGGCGCCGACGGCCGAGGGCTGCATCGGCGAGCTGGTGCGTGCCGTGGTCGACAGCTTCGCCGACCTGAGCGGCGCGCGGATCGTCGGCGAGCGCGGCTGCACCGTCGTCGCGGTGAGCGACACGGACCTGCTGGTGGGCGTCCTGGAGGAGGTCATCTACCGGATGGACGCCGACGGCCAACTGCCGGTCGCGATGGCGATCGGCCGGATCGAGGGGCTGGACGGCGCCCGGACGGTGGCGGTCCGCTTCCGGATGGCCGACGCCGCCACCGCCGCCCTGGTCGGCGCCGTCCCGAAGGCCGTCTCGCTGCACGACCTGGACCTGCGGGCCGGGCCGGACGGCTGGACGTGCCGGGTCACCGTGGACGTCTGA
- a CDS encoding RtcB family protein, with translation MEIALTEAGRHRWRIEPRPPMRVPGVVFASSALLPQAVGDKALEQVANVATLPGIVRASYAMPDVHWGYGFPIGGVAATDVDRGGVVSPGGVGFDISCGVRLLAAGVQRDELDPERIRRLMDLLDRTVPRGLGRGGLWQLSGPEELDDLLLGGARYAVEHGHGVPRDLERCEDRGVLEGAAPGEVSTRAVERGLQQVGSLGSANHFLEVQAVDRVHDERTAAAFGLRPGQVCVMIHCGSRGLGHQICTDHVRAMDRELHRYRIDLPDRQLACTPVDSARGRAYLGAMTAAANYGRANRQLLSEAARRAFATALGIGLELVYDVSHNLAKLETHEVDGVPRTLCVHRKGATRALPPGDPDLPDDLAAAGQPVLVPGTMGTASYVMVGLPGNEAFRSACHGAGRVLSRHQALRTVRGERLKSDLEARGIAVRPASWRALAEETPEAYKDVDAVAAVTEAAGLARQVARLVPLGVCKG, from the coding sequence GTGGAGATCGCACTGACCGAGGCCGGCCGCCACCGCTGGCGGATCGAGCCGCGCCCGCCGATGCGGGTGCCCGGCGTGGTGTTCGCCAGCAGTGCGCTGCTGCCCCAGGCCGTCGGGGACAAGGCGCTGGAGCAGGTGGCGAACGTGGCGACACTGCCCGGGATCGTCCGCGCCTCCTACGCGATGCCCGACGTGCACTGGGGATACGGCTTCCCGATCGGCGGGGTCGCCGCCACCGACGTCGACCGGGGCGGGGTGGTCTCGCCCGGCGGCGTCGGCTTCGACATCTCCTGCGGAGTCCGCCTGCTCGCCGCCGGCGTCCAGCGCGACGAACTCGACCCCGAGCGGATCCGCCGCCTGATGGACCTGCTGGACAGGACCGTCCCGCGCGGCCTGGGCCGCGGCGGCCTGTGGCAGCTGTCCGGACCGGAGGAGCTGGACGACCTCCTGCTCGGCGGCGCGCGCTACGCCGTCGAGCACGGCCACGGCGTCCCGCGCGACCTGGAGCGCTGCGAGGACCGCGGGGTGCTGGAGGGCGCGGCCCCCGGCGAGGTGAGCACCCGGGCCGTCGAACGGGGACTGCAGCAGGTCGGCAGCCTCGGCTCGGCCAACCACTTCCTGGAGGTGCAGGCCGTCGACCGGGTCCACGACGAACGGACCGCGGCCGCGTTCGGCCTGCGGCCCGGCCAGGTCTGCGTCATGATCCACTGCGGTTCGCGCGGCCTCGGCCACCAGATCTGCACCGACCACGTCCGCGCCATGGACCGCGAACTGCACCGCTACCGGATCGACCTCCCGGACCGCCAACTCGCCTGCACCCCGGTCGACTCCGCGCGCGGCCGCGCCTACCTCGGCGCGATGACCGCCGCCGCCAACTACGGCCGGGCCAACCGCCAACTGCTCTCCGAGGCCGCCCGCCGCGCCTTCGCGACCGCGCTCGGCATCGGCCTGGAACTGGTCTACGACGTCTCGCACAACCTTGCCAAGCTGGAGACGCACGAGGTGGACGGTGTGCCCCGGACGCTCTGCGTCCACCGCAAGGGCGCCACCCGCGCCCTGCCGCCCGGCGACCCCGACCTGCCCGACGACCTGGCCGCGGCCGGGCAGCCGGTGCTGGTCCCGGGCACGATGGGCACCGCCTCGTACGTCATGGTCGGCCTGCCCGGCAACGAGGCCTTCCGCTCCGCCTGCCACGGCGCCGGGCGGGTGCTGAGCCGGCACCAGGCGCTGCGCACGGTGCGCGGCGAACGGCTCAAGAGCGACCTGGAGGCGCGCGGCATAGCTGTCCGCCCCGCCTCGTGGCGGGCCCTGGCCGAGGAGACGCCCGAGGCGTACAAGGACGTCGACGCGGTGGCCGCCGTCACCGAGGCCGCCGGGCTGGCCCGGCAGGTCGCCCGCCTGGTGCCGCTGGGCGTCTGCAAGGGCTGA
- a CDS encoding ABC transporter ATP-binding protein, with product MRTYARTRHQEQEVVMPGNGDAHGPEDGTGPVIELRSLTKRYGDTVGIEQLDVSVAAGEVFGLLGPNGAGKTTTLRCLVGLLSPSDGQVRVLGLDPVADHRRLAPSIGYLPGELRLYPELTGQQTLDLLAALQGAPVPRQRELCERLTLSRADLARPVGEYSRGMKQKLGLVQSLQHRPPVVVLDEPSEGLDPLVQETFYELLAEETAAGRTVLLSSHVLPEVQRTCGRVAIVRHGRLVTVRSVAELRQARARRVRLLFADGLGARPLGAAERWSPRWDGPRVELLVPPDEVVPAVRTLLAQLPVADLTVEEAGLDEAFLDLYRSNDDRLPTELPLPTEDRRPDTATEERP from the coding sequence ATGCGCACGTACGCCCGTACCAGGCACCAGGAGCAGGAGGTGGTCATGCCCGGGAACGGCGACGCCCACGGGCCGGAGGACGGCACCGGCCCGGTGATCGAGCTGCGCTCGCTCACCAAGCGCTACGGCGACACGGTCGGCATCGAGCAGCTGGACGTGTCCGTCGCGGCCGGGGAGGTGTTCGGCCTGCTCGGCCCCAACGGCGCCGGAAAGACCACCACCCTGCGCTGCCTGGTCGGCCTGCTCAGCCCCAGCGACGGACAGGTCCGGGTGCTCGGCCTGGACCCGGTGGCCGACCACCGCCGGCTCGCCCCCTCGATCGGCTACCTGCCGGGGGAACTGCGCCTCTACCCCGAACTCACCGGTCAGCAGACCCTCGACCTGCTCGCCGCCCTCCAGGGCGCCCCAGTCCCGCGCCAACGCGAACTGTGCGAGCGGCTGACCCTCTCCCGGGCCGACCTGGCCCGCCCGGTGGGGGAGTACTCGCGCGGCATGAAGCAGAAGCTCGGGCTCGTCCAGTCGCTCCAGCACCGGCCGCCCGTGGTGGTGCTGGACGAGCCGAGCGAGGGGCTGGACCCGCTGGTCCAGGAGACCTTCTACGAACTGCTCGCCGAGGAGACCGCGGCCGGGCGGACCGTCCTGCTCTCCAGCCACGTGCTGCCCGAGGTGCAGCGGACCTGCGGCCGGGTCGCCATCGTGCGCCACGGCCGGCTGGTGACCGTCCGCTCGGTGGCCGAACTGCGCCAGGCTCGGGCCCGCCGGGTCCGGCTGCTCTTCGCCGACGGGCTGGGCGCCCGCCCGCTCGGCGCCGCCGAACGGTGGTCCCCGCGCTGGGACGGCCCCCGGGTCGAGCTGCTGGTGCCGCCGGACGAGGTGGTCCCGGCCGTCCGCACCCTGCTGGCCCAACTGCCGGTGGCCGACCTGACCGTGGAGGAGGCCGGACTGGACGAGGCCTTCCTCGACCTCTACCGCTCGAACGACGACCGGCTGCCGACGGAGCTCCCCCTCCCGACGGAGGATCGCCGACCGGATACCGCCACCGAGGAGCGCCCGTGA
- a CDS encoding ABC transporter permease gives MTPSTVSRRLPLVWLALHRRRRMLLSLLLGVVVFETLIVVIAGTVPPGDLFGAARRNPPGAFRAFSGSNGDVSIASYPGLLGAGLTHPFWIALQLTVIGSLGAAAVASDVESGTIELLMTRPVSRRRLLAERAGALIAASVALNAAATLTVALGVAFSPKLREAVPESAVFTAGLLGCALAFCLTGPVLAVSAVSRRRAYVVGAAVVFGAVGFALNFVALAWSPARPLRYLSPFHYYAPGDVLGHGGVPWAALGVLTGVGLLGLLAAFRFLDRRDLAI, from the coding sequence GTGACCCCGAGCACCGTCAGCCGCCGCCTCCCACTGGTCTGGCTCGCCCTGCACCGGCGCCGCCGGATGCTGCTCTCCCTGCTGCTGGGCGTGGTCGTCTTCGAGACCCTGATCGTGGTGATCGCCGGAACCGTCCCGCCCGGCGACCTGTTCGGCGCCGCCCGCCGCAACCCGCCCGGCGCGTTCCGGGCGTTCAGCGGCTCCAACGGCGACGTCTCCATCGCCAGCTACCCCGGCCTGCTCGGCGCCGGGCTCACCCACCCGTTCTGGATCGCCCTCCAGCTCACCGTCATCGGCTCGCTCGGTGCCGCCGCCGTCGCCTCCGACGTCGAGTCCGGCACCATCGAGCTGCTGATGACCCGCCCGGTCTCCCGGCGCCGACTGCTCGCCGAACGGGCCGGTGCCCTGATCGCGGCCTCGGTGGCGCTCAACGCCGCCGCCACCCTCACCGTCGCGCTCGGCGTCGCCTTCTCGCCGAAGCTGCGCGAGGCAGTCCCGGAGAGCGCGGTGTTCACTGCCGGACTGCTCGGCTGCGCCCTCGCGTTCTGCCTGACCGGGCCGGTGCTGGCGGTGTCCGCCGTCAGCCGGCGGCGGGCGTACGTGGTCGGCGCGGCCGTCGTCTTCGGCGCGGTCGGCTTCGCGCTCAACTTCGTGGCCCTGGCCTGGTCCCCGGCCCGGCCGCTGCGCTACCTCAGCCCGTTCCACTACTACGCCCCGGGCGACGTGCTCGGCCACGGCGGTGTGCCGTGGGCGGCGCTGGGCGTCCTGACCGGCGTCGGGCTGCTCGGCCTGCTGGCGGCGTTCCGGTTCCTGGACCGCCGCGACCTGGCGATCTAG
- a CDS encoding carboxylesterase/lipase family protein — MLVHPVAHTTEGTVRGLLDRGLAVFRGIRYAQPPVGPLRFAAPVPPEPWDGVREAFEFGPTVPQSGPLPAEAAEGSRGTDWLTLNVCTPHPDRTGLPVLVWIHGGGYMSGTAADPLYDPVELARHGLVVVSINYRVGAEGFALLEGAPANRAFLDQIAALEWVQRNIARFGGDPDRVTIAGQSAGAGSVAALLTMDKARGLFRRAIAHSVPGNLCTPALAAEVTAELAKLVGTAPTAAALAEVAPWTLAAAVTDLGAELPRHLARWGRLAQAGIATVPVVDGEVLPGAPWSVLASGRVAGVDLLVGHTRDEFRLFGVLSGRHGTFTDEEAGLALDLLAPAPSGPDRYRAAHPGATASDLLETVSSDALFRMPSLRLAEANSAAGGTSYLVELAYPAPAMGGLFGACHGLDVPLAFGSLDSPIGRHFLGEPPAPEAVRLSRELQQGWVRFVTTGDPGWAAFDPEQQLTRVLDARSETVRYPEQASREIWAGHPLTAYDLG, encoded by the coding sequence ATGCTCGTCCATCCCGTCGCCCACACCACCGAGGGAACCGTCCGCGGCCTCCTGGACCGGGGGCTCGCGGTCTTCCGCGGCATCCGCTACGCCCAGCCGCCGGTCGGACCGCTCCGCTTCGCCGCCCCCGTCCCTCCCGAGCCCTGGGACGGCGTCCGCGAGGCCTTCGAGTTCGGCCCGACCGTCCCGCAGTCCGGCCCGTTGCCCGCCGAAGCGGCCGAGGGCAGCCGGGGCACCGACTGGCTCACGCTCAACGTCTGCACCCCCCACCCCGACCGGACCGGGCTGCCGGTGCTGGTCTGGATCCACGGCGGCGGCTACATGTCCGGCACCGCCGCAGACCCGCTGTACGACCCGGTCGAGCTGGCCCGGCACGGGCTGGTCGTGGTGAGCATCAACTACCGCGTGGGCGCGGAGGGTTTCGCCCTGCTGGAGGGCGCCCCGGCCAACCGGGCGTTCCTCGACCAGATCGCCGCCCTGGAGTGGGTGCAGCGCAACATCGCCCGGTTCGGCGGCGATCCCGACCGGGTGACCATCGCCGGGCAGTCCGCCGGCGCCGGGTCGGTCGCCGCGCTGCTGACCATGGACAAGGCACGCGGGCTGTTCCGGCGGGCCATCGCCCACAGCGTCCCGGGCAACCTCTGCACCCCGGCCCTGGCCGCCGAGGTCACCGCCGAGCTCGCGAAGCTGGTCGGCACCGCCCCCACGGCCGCCGCCCTGGCCGAGGTCGCCCCCTGGACCCTGGCCGCGGCGGTCACCGACCTCGGCGCCGAACTCCCCCGGCACCTCGCGCGCTGGGGACGGCTGGCACAGGCCGGCATCGCCACTGTCCCGGTGGTCGACGGCGAGGTCCTGCCCGGCGCGCCCTGGTCCGTCCTGGCCTCCGGCCGGGTGGCGGGCGTCGACCTGCTGGTCGGTCACACCCGCGACGAGTTCCGCCTGTTCGGCGTCCTCAGCGGCCGGCACGGCACCTTCACCGACGAGGAGGCCGGCCTCGCGCTGGACCTGCTCGCCCCGGCGCCGTCCGGGCCGGACCGGTACCGCGCCGCGCACCCGGGGGCCACCGCCTCGGACCTGCTGGAGACGGTCAGCTCCGACGCCCTCTTCCGGATGCCCTCGCTCCGACTGGCCGAGGCCAACTCCGCCGCCGGCGGCACCTCGTACCTGGTCGAACTCGCCTACCCGGCCCCCGCGATGGGCGGCCTGTTCGGCGCCTGCCACGGCCTCGACGTCCCGCTGGCGTTCGGCAGCCTGGACAGCCCGATCGGCCGGCACTTCCTGGGCGAGCCGCCCGCCCCGGAGGCCGTCCGGCTCTCCCGGGAGCTGCAGCAGGGCTGGGTCCGGTTCGTCACCACCGGCGACCCGGGCTGGGCCGCCTTCGACCCGGAGCAGCAGCTCACCCGGGTCCTGGACGCCCGCTCGGAGACCGTCCGCTACCCCGAGCAGGCCTCCCGCGAGATCTGGGCCGGGCACCCGCTGACCGCCTACGACCTCGGCTGA
- a CDS encoding TetR/AcrR family transcriptional regulator encodes MPRQVDHRERRETIARALWRVVERRGATHLTMREVAQEAGISLGQLQHYFTSRAAMLTFAMDFAGEQTALRVGRALGELGDPPHPREVLRVMLVELLPLHADARATSRMSAAYVLEALHDEQVHARARDGLLQGRATVEQVVRQAIADGLIAADRDPAVETDLLLALSGFTTLLELDVVEPAAALTAVDRYLDRLFAAGGSG; translated from the coding sequence ATGCCCAGGCAGGTGGACCACCGGGAGCGCCGCGAGACGATCGCGCGGGCGCTGTGGCGGGTGGTGGAGCGGCGCGGCGCCACGCACCTGACCATGCGCGAGGTCGCCCAGGAGGCGGGCATCTCGCTCGGACAGCTCCAGCACTACTTCACCTCCCGCGCGGCGATGCTCACCTTCGCGATGGACTTCGCCGGCGAGCAGACCGCGCTGCGGGTCGGCCGGGCGCTGGGGGAGCTGGGGGACCCGCCGCACCCGCGCGAGGTGCTGCGGGTGATGCTGGTCGAGCTGCTGCCCCTGCACGCCGACGCGCGCGCGACCAGCCGGATGAGCGCCGCCTACGTCCTGGAGGCGCTGCACGACGAGCAGGTCCACGCGCGGGCGCGGGACGGGCTGCTGCAGGGGCGGGCGACGGTGGAGCAGGTGGTCCGGCAGGCGATCGCCGACGGGCTGATCGCGGCCGACCGCGACCCGGCCGTGGAGACGGACCTGCTGCTCGCGCTCAGCGGGTTCACCACGCTGCTGGAGCTGGACGTGGTCGAGCCGGCCGCCGCGCTCACCGCCGTCGACCGGTACCTGGACCGGCTGTTCGCGGCCGGGGGGAGCGGCTGA
- a CDS encoding TIGR03617 family F420-dependent LLM class oxidoreductase, with translation MDRPADPRPADPRPAAFRLDATASGHPAGILDAAEQAERRGMDRLVVAETAYDPFLQLARAADRTSRIELATGIAVAFARTPMTLAYQAWGLHAASGGRAVIGLGSQVKPHIEKRFGMPWDRPAARMREYVHAVRAIWHSWQTGERLRFRGEFYTHTVMTPVFSPDPVPSGVPRILLAGVGPLMTRTAGAVADGFLSHPFTSTAYLAEQVLPGLTEERARAEAEGAGWTERPFEVVGNVLTATGRTEEELAANRAATRERLAFYASTPAYRPVLAQHGWEGLQEELHAHSVRGRWAEMAALIDDEVFDTFAVSGPVEEAAREIHRRYAGLVTRLSVSLPEDADPELGPDVLDAVRALG, from the coding sequence ATGGACCGACCCGCCGACCCGCGCCCCGCCGACCCGCGTCCCGCCGCCTTCCGCCTCGACGCCACCGCCTCCGGGCACCCGGCGGGGATCCTGGACGCGGCCGAGCAGGCCGAACGCCGGGGCATGGACCGGCTGGTGGTCGCCGAGACCGCCTACGACCCGTTCCTCCAGCTCGCCCGCGCCGCCGACCGGACCTCGCGGATCGAACTGGCCACCGGCATCGCCGTGGCCTTCGCCCGTACCCCGATGACCCTGGCCTACCAGGCCTGGGGGCTGCACGCGGCCTCCGGCGGACGGGCCGTCATCGGGCTGGGCTCGCAGGTCAAGCCGCACATCGAGAAGCGCTTCGGGATGCCCTGGGACCGTCCGGCCGCCCGGATGCGCGAGTACGTGCACGCGGTGCGGGCGATCTGGCACAGCTGGCAGACCGGTGAACGGCTGCGCTTCCGGGGCGAGTTCTACACCCACACGGTGATGACGCCGGTCTTCTCGCCCGACCCCGTGCCGTCCGGGGTGCCGAGGATCCTGCTGGCGGGCGTCGGACCGCTGATGACCCGCACCGCCGGTGCGGTGGCCGACGGCTTCCTGAGCCACCCGTTCACCTCCACCGCGTACCTGGCCGAGCAGGTGCTGCCCGGCCTGACCGAGGAGCGGGCGCGGGCCGAGGCGGAGGGGGCCGGGTGGACGGAGCGGCCGTTCGAGGTGGTCGGCAACGTGCTCACCGCGACCGGGCGCACCGAGGAGGAGCTGGCGGCCAACCGGGCCGCGACCCGTGAGCGGCTCGCGTTCTACGCCTCGACGCCGGCCTACCGCCCGGTGCTGGCGCAGCACGGCTGGGAGGGGCTGCAGGAGGAGCTGCACGCCCACTCGGTGCGCGGGCGCTGGGCGGAGATGGCCGCGCTGATCGACGACGAGGTCTTCGACACCTTCGCGGTGTCCGGGCCGGTCGAGGAGGCCGCCCGGGAGATCCACCGCCGGTACGCGGGCCTGGTCACCCGGCTGTCCGTCAGCCTGCCCGAGGACGCCGACCCGGAGCTGGGCCCGGACGTACTGGACGCGGTGCGCGCACTGGGCTGA
- a CDS encoding class I SAM-dependent methyltransferase, translated as MPDAETSAARPAPVKRDDIPGWFFSLDRAAFGHLLSAQSAAGVTGDILELGSYLGRSAVLLGDHLQPGERLTVCDLFDSEAGDADNAAEMAMSYRKTLTRSAFEANYLAFHRELPEIVQAPTSVLADGRIPAGSCRFVHVDASHLYEHVAGDIAVARSALAEDGLVALDDYRSEHTPGVSAAVWEAVFIGGLRPVLLTPMKFYGTWGDAAAVREVLLRRDWRAGGYTVDEDTIAGSAVVRLNYQVKPPVERSTSRRLALDLLPPVATRATRRMLRTLRERRAAPPVPNA; from the coding sequence GTGCCCGATGCCGAGACCTCAGCCGCCCGCCCCGCACCGGTGAAGCGGGACGACATCCCCGGTTGGTTCTTCAGTCTGGACCGGGCCGCGTTCGGGCACCTGCTGTCCGCCCAGAGCGCGGCCGGCGTCACCGGCGACATCCTGGAGCTCGGCAGCTACCTGGGCCGCAGCGCCGTCCTGCTCGGCGACCACCTGCAGCCGGGCGAGCGGCTGACGGTCTGCGACCTGTTCGACTCCGAGGCGGGCGACGCGGACAACGCCGCCGAGATGGCCATGTCCTACCGGAAGACCCTCACCCGCAGCGCCTTCGAGGCCAACTACCTCGCCTTCCACCGCGAGTTGCCCGAGATCGTGCAGGCGCCCACCTCGGTGCTGGCCGACGGCCGGATCCCGGCGGGCAGCTGCCGGTTCGTCCACGTCGACGCCTCCCACCTGTACGAGCACGTCGCCGGGGACATCGCCGTCGCCCGGTCCGCGCTCGCCGAGGACGGCCTGGTCGCCCTGGACGACTACCGCTCCGAACACACCCCCGGCGTCTCGGCCGCGGTCTGGGAGGCGGTCTTCATCGGCGGGCTGCGGCCGGTCCTGCTCACCCCGATGAAGTTCTACGGCACCTGGGGCGACGCCGCGGCCGTCCGGGAGGTCCTGCTGCGGCGGGACTGGCGGGCCGGGGGCTACACCGTGGACGAGGACACCATCGCCGGATCGGCCGTGGTGCGCCTCAACTACCAGGTCAAGCCGCCGGTCGAGCGCTCGACCTCGCGCCGGCTGGCGCTGGACCTGCTGCCGCCGGTCGCCACCAGGGCGACCCGCCGGATGCTCCGGACCCTGCGCGAGCGGCGCGCCGCACCGCCGGTGCCGAACGCCTGA
- a CDS encoding PadR family transcriptional regulator, giving the protein MLTLAILGFLYDQPLHGYELKSRITGLTGHVRPVSDGALYPAIARLEKSGLLSRRTEPGTGAAPRQTLELTGEGRAELLRRLADPEQAEITDQIRFFTLAAFLHHLADPPRQAAVLRRRLAFLTAPSSFFYDGDGHPVTAEREPNPFRRGMLLVARASSTAERSWLTGTIADLERLTLPGAAD; this is encoded by the coding sequence GTGCTGACCCTCGCGATCCTCGGCTTCCTGTACGACCAGCCGCTGCACGGCTACGAGCTGAAGTCCCGGATCACCGGCCTGACCGGCCACGTCCGCCCGGTCAGCGACGGCGCGCTCTACCCCGCCATCGCCCGGCTGGAGAAGTCCGGCCTGCTGTCCCGCCGCACCGAGCCCGGCACCGGTGCCGCACCGCGCCAGACCCTGGAGCTGACCGGGGAGGGCCGGGCCGAGCTGCTGCGACGGCTGGCCGACCCGGAACAGGCCGAGATCACCGACCAGATCCGCTTCTTCACCCTCGCCGCATTCCTCCACCACCTCGCCGACCCGCCCCGGCAGGCCGCCGTCCTGCGCCGCCGACTGGCCTTCCTGACCGCGCCCAGTAGCTTCTTCTACGACGGCGACGGCCATCCGGTCACCGCGGAGCGCGAGCCGAACCCCTTCCGGCGCGGCATGCTGCTGGTCGCCCGCGCCTCCTCGACGGCCGAGCGGAGCTGGCTGACCGGAACCATCGCGGACCTGGAACGGCTCACCCTTCCCGGCGCAGCGGACTGA